Proteins found in one Subtercola endophyticus genomic segment:
- the sigJ gene encoding RNA polymerase sigma factor SigJ, whose product MSDNARNGIDDKLIGERRHLLALAFRMLGTISEAEDAVQETYTRWYRMPQPDRDAVVVVAAWLTRTTGRICLDMLGSARARRERYIGPWLPEPLPLATFDARADDPLDRVALDDSVSTALLVVLELMTPAERVAFVLHDVFAVPFPEVAEIVGRSPASCRQLATSARARVHQHASRIVPRREHDQVVRAFAQASRSGDLDALIRALDPNVVLRSDGGGIVTAARNPVYGAERVGRFLLGSLRKREGVEVIEQETNDGLGFALWDEGRIVGVVTLEVASGLITNVRMVLNPEKLSLWN is encoded by the coding sequence GTGAGCGATAACGCCAGGAACGGCATCGACGACAAACTCATCGGAGAGCGCCGACATCTGCTCGCTCTGGCGTTTCGCATGCTCGGCACGATATCCGAAGCAGAAGATGCGGTTCAAGAAACCTATACGCGTTGGTACCGGATGCCGCAACCAGATCGTGATGCCGTTGTCGTTGTCGCCGCGTGGCTCACCCGCACGACCGGCCGGATCTGCTTGGACATGCTCGGATCTGCGCGCGCACGACGGGAGCGGTACATCGGCCCGTGGCTACCAGAGCCGCTGCCCCTCGCGACTTTCGACGCCCGAGCCGACGACCCACTCGACCGCGTGGCTCTGGACGACTCGGTCAGCACCGCACTCTTAGTCGTTCTTGAACTGATGACGCCGGCGGAGCGAGTGGCGTTCGTGCTCCACGATGTGTTCGCCGTGCCGTTCCCCGAAGTCGCTGAAATAGTCGGTCGATCGCCCGCCTCATGCCGTCAACTGGCAACCTCCGCACGTGCACGCGTGCATCAGCACGCATCACGGATAGTGCCCCGTCGGGAACACGACCAGGTCGTTCGCGCTTTCGCGCAAGCAAGCCGTTCGGGCGACTTGGATGCGCTCATTCGAGCGCTTGACCCGAACGTCGTACTACGCTCCGACGGCGGCGGAATCGTGACTGCCGCCCGCAATCCCGTGTATGGAGCCGAACGTGTCGGCCGGTTCCTCTTGGGCTCACTCCGCAAGCGCGAGGGAGTCGAGGTGATCGAGCAAGAGACGAACGATGGTCTCGGATTCGCCCTGTGGGACGAGGGCCGCATCGTCGGAGTCGTGACGCTAGAAGTTGCCTCGGGACTGATTACGAACGTTCGCATGGTGCTGAATCCGGAGAAACTCTCGCTCTGGAACTGA
- a CDS encoding TetR/AcrR family transcriptional regulator, with translation MPRSGKEARARLETAALELFAERGFDAVTTAEIASQAGLTERTYFRHFPDKREVLFDGERRLTAWVIDALASVPAETPPWQAMRRTIDAIVPPLEANRAAADRLSIIVTATPSLRERAASKEAHLVGLITDLLVDRGSSPDEAALVARTAWGVLTHAMGVWRAAPGTALQQHVDHDFSLLGGLIIA, from the coding sequence ATGCCGAGAAGTGGTAAAGAAGCACGGGCACGTCTAGAAACGGCGGCGCTCGAACTGTTCGCAGAGCGCGGATTCGATGCCGTCACCACCGCCGAAATCGCCAGTCAGGCCGGGCTGACAGAACGCACCTATTTCCGGCACTTTCCCGACAAGCGCGAGGTGCTCTTCGATGGCGAACGGCGCCTCACGGCGTGGGTTATCGATGCGCTGGCTTCGGTGCCGGCCGAGACGCCGCCGTGGCAGGCCATGCGACGCACGATCGATGCCATCGTTCCGCCGCTCGAGGCCAATCGGGCCGCGGCCGATCGACTCTCGATCATCGTGACAGCGACGCCTTCACTTCGGGAGCGCGCGGCCTCGAAGGAGGCCCATCTCGTCGGCCTGATCACCGACTTGCTCGTCGACCGCGGAAGCTCCCCCGACGAAGCCGCCCTCGTTGCACGCACTGCCTGGGGTGTTCTCACCCACGCGATGGGAGTCTGGCGAGCGGCGCCTGGCACAGCCCTGCAGCAGCACGTCGACCACGACTTCTCCCTGCTCGGCGGTCTCATCATCGCCTGA
- a CDS encoding TetR/AcrR family transcriptional regulator yields the protein MTELEKGPQGVRRGRGARERIVSASQQLFRDQGINGTGIDQLCSVAGVSKRTLYQHFAGKDELIAEYLRRFDPDVLPEVFESADLAPRERLLAVFDIHSPLCPFIGAAVEIQDPDHPARLFARDYKKAFAVRLTESAREAGANDPEQLGEQLAMLLDGASARSRVLNADAFATAAAIAAVLVDNAIPATVPADASAV from the coding sequence ATGACGGAGTTGGAGAAGGGGCCGCAAGGCGTGCGCCGCGGGAGGGGAGCGCGAGAGCGAATCGTCAGCGCGTCACAACAACTGTTCCGTGATCAGGGCATCAACGGCACCGGCATAGACCAGCTCTGCTCGGTGGCGGGAGTATCCAAACGCACGCTCTACCAGCACTTCGCCGGCAAAGACGAGCTGATCGCCGAGTACTTGCGCCGCTTCGATCCGGATGTTCTGCCCGAAGTCTTCGAGAGCGCCGATCTTGCACCGCGCGAGCGTCTCCTCGCTGTCTTCGACATCCACTCGCCCCTCTGCCCGTTCATCGGGGCTGCCGTCGAGATTCAAGACCCCGATCATCCGGCTCGCCTCTTCGCCCGGGACTACAAGAAGGCCTTCGCTGTGCGGCTGACCGAATCGGCCCGCGAAGCCGGGGCCAACGACCCCGAGCAACTCGGCGAGCAATTGGCGATGCTGCTCGACGGCGCTTCCGCCCGCAGCAGAGTGCTCAACGCCGACGCCTTCGCCACGGCCGCCGCCATCGCAGCCGTGCTCGTTGACAACGCCATCCCGGCGACGGTACCGGCGGACGCAAGCGCGGTTTAG
- a CDS encoding nitroreductase/quinone reductase family protein, whose amino-acid sequence MTDFNDKIIAEFRANDGVVQTAGFGASLVLLHTTGAKTGAERVSPVMAQPQPDGSWLVAASKAGAPENPAWYLNMLAHPDMAIEAVTGNGVETVEVVAEDLKGAARDAAWATFTEKAPGFLDYQVTAGDRLIPVVKLSRR is encoded by the coding sequence ATGACCGATTTTAACGACAAGATCATTGCGGAGTTCCGTGCGAACGACGGCGTCGTGCAGACCGCTGGTTTCGGCGCGAGCCTCGTGCTGCTTCACACGACGGGCGCCAAAACGGGCGCCGAGCGGGTGAGCCCCGTGATGGCTCAGCCCCAGCCCGACGGGTCGTGGCTGGTTGCGGCCTCGAAGGCCGGCGCTCCCGAGAATCCCGCCTGGTATCTGAACATGCTCGCCCACCCTGACATGGCGATCGAGGCCGTGACCGGCAACGGCGTGGAGACGGTCGAGGTGGTCGCCGAAGATCTGAAGGGCGCCGCCCGTGACGCCGCCTGGGCGACTTTCACGGAGAAGGCGCCCGGGTTTCTCGACTACCAGGTCACAGCGGGAGATCGACTGATTCCTGTCGTAAAGCTCTCACGGCGCTAG
- a CDS encoding MFS transporter — protein sequence MNVDTPAGPHSRAWLAVAPAVVVLAWGGNQFLPLMQLYRQVDGFTQVQVDILLATYVLGIVPGFALSGAWSDRYGRKRILMAGLVLGVVGSIILASSGTSLAGLCVGRFVSGLSVAAGMVVGTSWIKELSVLGGASTAGARRASAALTIGFGGGAGIGGLLAQWAPLPTVLPYVVQIVACAAAFVALIGAVETRSFDANVTRLLGDLRIPKAARARFVGVVLPLTPWVFAAPALAFAVGPSLVGEATPGFTVAFATLITVITLTFGWVTQFFSGPLMVLLRGRAGIVGVLLIGLGALLLIPAANSQHVWSVLVAAPIFGIGYGLAMVSGLTAVQEMATPDDLAGLTGVYYSITYAGFLLPATLAALTQFSPMWVLLVATAAACVLCTLLAAPGIRRARR from the coding sequence ATGAACGTCGACACACCTGCAGGCCCCCACTCCCGAGCGTGGCTTGCCGTGGCACCCGCGGTCGTCGTGCTCGCCTGGGGCGGAAACCAGTTTCTGCCGCTGATGCAGTTGTACCGCCAGGTCGACGGATTCACCCAGGTTCAGGTCGACATTCTGCTGGCAACCTACGTGCTGGGCATCGTGCCCGGATTTGCTCTGTCGGGAGCCTGGTCGGATCGTTACGGCCGCAAGCGGATTCTCATGGCGGGCCTGGTGCTCGGCGTGGTGGGCAGCATCATTCTCGCGTCGTCGGGCACAAGCCTTGCCGGGCTGTGCGTCGGCCGGTTCGTGAGCGGGCTGAGCGTCGCAGCCGGCATGGTGGTCGGAACGTCGTGGATCAAGGAGCTCTCGGTGTTGGGCGGAGCATCCACTGCCGGCGCCCGCCGCGCCTCGGCGGCTTTGACCATCGGGTTCGGGGGCGGGGCTGGTATCGGCGGTCTGCTCGCGCAGTGGGCGCCGTTGCCGACGGTTCTGCCCTACGTCGTGCAGATCGTGGCGTGTGCGGCCGCATTCGTGGCCCTGATCGGGGCGGTCGAGACACGCTCGTTCGACGCCAACGTGACGCGGCTGCTCGGAGACCTGCGCATTCCGAAGGCGGCTCGCGCGCGATTCGTCGGCGTGGTGCTGCCGCTAACACCGTGGGTGTTCGCGGCTCCCGCGCTGGCCTTCGCCGTGGGGCCGAGCCTGGTCGGCGAAGCGACTCCGGGCTTCACCGTGGCGTTCGCCACGCTGATCACCGTGATCACCCTGACGTTCGGCTGGGTGACGCAGTTCTTCTCCGGGCCGCTGATGGTGCTGTTGCGCGGGCGGGCGGGCATCGTGGGCGTGCTGCTCATCGGGCTCGGCGCCCTGCTCTTGATTCCCGCGGCCAACTCGCAGCACGTGTGGTCGGTACTCGTCGCGGCGCCGATCTTCGGCATCGGCTACGGTCTGGCTATGGTGTCGGGGCTCACCGCGGTTCAGGAGATGGCGACGCCTGACGATCTTGCGGGGCTCACCGGGGTGTACTACTCGATCACGTACGCGGGCTTCTTGCTGCCCGCGACGCTCGCCGCCCTGACGCAGTTCTCACCCATGTGGGTGTTGCTCGTGGCGACGGCCGCCGCGTGTGTTCTCTGCACGCTGCTCGCCGCCCCGGGCATCCGCAGGGCTCGGCGATAG
- a CDS encoding NADP-dependent oxidoreductase — MSAVESRTLRFHEVGEPLDVLRQERTQIPDPGEGRIRIRVAATGLNPADWELCRGFMPGSLPRGIGVDVAGVVDAVGGGVNDVAVGDLVFGSSDFAAQPSAGAADFAIMNGWFTVPDGLDVVRASVLPMVLQTAGWTLDLMNVRPGETVLINGAGGMVGFAAVQIALRRGARVIATAGSTFAADLEWFGALVTPYGDGMVDRVRALAGGPIDYALDTSRPNAGAIAALIEIVGDPKRVVTISNHGEARSQGARVNVDELLAAGGLPNSDFLADYAALAASGDFTIPIAHVFPLDEWQAAAELSLSGAPHGKVVLVP; from the coding sequence ATGAGCGCAGTCGAATCTCGAACCCTCCGATTCCACGAGGTCGGCGAGCCCCTCGATGTGTTGCGGCAGGAACGAACCCAGATTCCCGACCCTGGCGAAGGCAGAATCCGCATTCGGGTTGCCGCCACGGGGCTGAATCCTGCCGACTGGGAGCTCTGCCGCGGATTCATGCCGGGAAGCCTTCCGCGAGGAATCGGAGTCGACGTGGCCGGCGTCGTCGATGCCGTCGGCGGGGGAGTGAACGACGTTGCGGTCGGCGACCTCGTCTTCGGGTCGTCTGACTTCGCGGCGCAGCCGAGTGCCGGCGCGGCCGACTTCGCGATCATGAACGGGTGGTTCACGGTGCCCGACGGTCTCGATGTGGTTAGAGCATCCGTTCTGCCGATGGTGCTTCAAACGGCGGGCTGGACTCTCGACCTCATGAATGTACGGCCGGGCGAGACCGTGCTCATTAACGGAGCGGGCGGCATGGTCGGATTCGCGGCCGTACAGATCGCGTTGCGCAGAGGAGCCCGCGTGATCGCCACGGCAGGCTCGACGTTCGCCGCCGACCTCGAATGGTTCGGCGCCCTCGTGACGCCCTACGGTGACGGCATGGTGGATCGTGTTCGAGCCCTTGCTGGCGGGCCGATCGATTACGCGCTCGACACCTCGAGGCCGAACGCGGGGGCGATCGCCGCCCTCATCGAAATTGTGGGTGATCCGAAGCGCGTCGTGACGATCAGTAACCACGGCGAGGCGCGCAGCCAGGGCGCCCGTGTCAACGTCGACGAGCTCCTGGCTGCGGGCGGCCTTCCGAATTCCGATTTTCTAGCCGATTACGCGGCTCTGGCTGCTTCCGGAGACTTCACGATTCCGATTGCGCACGTGTTCCCGCTCGATGAGTGGCAGGCTGCCGCAGAACTCAGCCTGTCGGGGGCGCCACACGGCAAGGTCGTGTTGGTTCCCTAG
- a CDS encoding SDR family NAD(P)-dependent oxidoreductase: MGKLDGKVAVITGATSGMALAGAKLFVDEGAYVFITGRRQNAVDEAVALIGRNVTGVQADSANLDDLNRLFETVKKEKGSIDVLWASAGGGVPSRLGEITEEQFDAAFTLNARGTLFTVQKALPLLNDGGSILMTGSNASLRGYPEWSVYAAAKAVLPAFARVWVAELRDRKIRVNVLTPGSVETPMMGDSLTAEMKTMFASVIPRREMGRPEEIATAALFLASDDSSYINGMELVADGGTTVI; the protein is encoded by the coding sequence ATGGGAAAGCTCGACGGCAAGGTTGCGGTCATCACGGGTGCGACAAGCGGGATGGCGTTGGCCGGCGCGAAGTTGTTCGTTGACGAAGGGGCGTACGTCTTCATCACAGGCCGACGTCAGAATGCGGTAGATGAGGCCGTTGCGCTGATCGGCCGGAATGTGACCGGCGTGCAGGCCGATTCGGCCAACCTCGACGATCTCAACCGCCTGTTCGAGACGGTCAAGAAGGAGAAGGGCTCGATCGACGTGTTGTGGGCAAGTGCCGGGGGCGGCGTGCCGAGCAGGCTCGGCGAGATCACCGAAGAGCAGTTCGACGCCGCCTTCACGCTCAACGCGCGCGGCACGCTGTTCACCGTTCAGAAGGCGCTGCCGCTGCTCAACGACGGAGGCTCGATTCTGATGACCGGATCGAATGCGTCGCTTCGCGGCTACCCCGAGTGGAGTGTGTATGCAGCGGCCAAGGCCGTTCTGCCCGCGTTCGCACGGGTGTGGGTGGCGGAACTTCGGGACAGGAAGATCCGAGTGAACGTGCTGACTCCCGGGTCGGTGGAAACGCCCATGATGGGCGACTCGCTGACGGCGGAGATGAAGACGATGTTCGCGTCAGTGATTCCGAGGCGCGAGATGGGTCGCCCTGAAGAGATCGCGACGGCCGCGCTGTTCCTCGCCTCAGACGACTCCAGCTACATCAACGGCATGGAACTGGTCGCCGACGGCGGCACCACCGTGATCTGA
- the arfB gene encoding alternative ribosome rescue aminoacyl-tRNA hydrolase ArfB has product MDLVVSPALTIPSSELGWRFSRSSGAGGQHVNTSDSRVELFWDVVGSAALSESQRTIILSRLAKRLVGGSVVVTASERRSQLRNRETALTRLSDLVATALAPDAAPRRPTKATRGSKLRRLAAKEQRSETKKQRQRPSDD; this is encoded by the coding sequence ATGGATCTCGTCGTATCACCCGCGCTGACGATTCCGTCGTCTGAACTCGGCTGGCGATTCTCGCGATCGTCGGGTGCCGGGGGCCAGCACGTGAATACCTCCGACAGCCGGGTCGAACTGTTCTGGGACGTGGTCGGCTCGGCGGCACTCTCCGAGAGCCAACGCACGATCATCCTGTCGCGGCTTGCGAAACGGCTCGTCGGCGGCTCTGTTGTTGTTACGGCCTCCGAGCGCAGGTCGCAGTTGCGCAATCGCGAGACCGCGCTGACGAGGCTTTCTGACTTGGTAGCGACCGCGCTGGCTCCGGATGCCGCCCCTCGCCGCCCCACGAAAGCGACACGCGGGTCAAAACTCCGGCGGCTCGCCGCAAAGGAGCAGCGGTCGGAGACGAAGAAACAGCGCCAGCGGCCCTCTGACGATTGA
- a CDS encoding alpha/beta fold hydrolase encodes MTAVHRMDAGLPVFDGDVTQLSPAEQQWFAEVQQWNQTEGAYGAIQRTKPQTLAAALNDSPVGLASWIVEKLAAWSDGDITTAYTKDEILTNVMIYWLTETIGSSMRMYNANAAIPREQLARRVEVPSGFSIFAGDIVRPPREWMQRTANAVRITEPPRGGHFAPFEEPELYVAELRDFFRPFREG; translated from the coding sequence GTGACCGCCGTGCACCGAATGGATGCCGGGCTGCCCGTCTTCGATGGTGACGTGACACAGCTGTCGCCCGCCGAACAGCAGTGGTTCGCCGAGGTGCAGCAGTGGAATCAGACAGAGGGCGCGTACGGCGCCATACAGCGAACGAAGCCGCAAACGCTCGCGGCGGCCCTGAACGATTCCCCCGTCGGCCTGGCCTCGTGGATCGTCGAAAAGCTGGCCGCCTGGAGTGATGGTGACATCACGACCGCGTACACGAAAGACGAGATTCTGACGAACGTCATGATCTATTGGCTCACCGAAACGATCGGTTCGTCGATGCGCATGTACAACGCGAACGCAGCGATCCCGCGTGAGCAGTTGGCGCGACGGGTCGAGGTTCCGTCTGGCTTCTCGATCTTCGCGGGCGACATCGTGAGGCCTCCGCGCGAATGGATGCAGCGCACCGCTAACGCGGTACGCATCACCGAGCCGCCTCGGGGAGGGCACTTTGCGCCGTTCGAAGAGCCTGAACTCTATGTCGCCGAGCTTCGTGATTTCTTCCGGCCTTTCCGGGAGGGGTAG
- a CDS encoding epoxide hydrolase N-terminal domain-containing protein produces MPRFQATIDGLSIHFVHARAAQGPRQPLPLLLNHGWPDSFWRHRQPRQSLSRTRLL; encoded by the coding sequence TTGCCCCGATTTCAGGCGACGATCGATGGTCTGAGCATCCACTTCGTGCACGCGCGTGCTGCACAGGGCCCTCGGCAGCCGCTGCCCCTACTGCTCAATCACGGCTGGCCCGATTCGTTCTGGCGACATCGGCAGCCACGTCAGTCGTTATCTCGCACTCGACTTCTCTGA
- the gcvP gene encoding aminomethyl-transferring glycine dehydrogenase, whose protein sequence is MHNQRFADRHIGTDEAAQLAMLEVLGHNSLDELVTAAIPASVRGRSVRAGRGLSPSTLAETLSEVRVAAELRELASRNVVNRSMIGLGFYDTAMPAVIRRTIFENPHWYTAYTPYQPEIAQGRLEALLNFQTMVAELTGLDTANASMLDESTAAAEAMLLLRRASSNSSSVFVVDADLFPQTKSVLAARADALGITLVEIDLASASTAELPPAFGVIVQYPGASGRIWNPAALIATAHLRGARVAVAADLLAMTLLTPPGELGADVAVGSAQRFGLPLGYGGPHAGFLAVRAGLERQLPGRLVGVSRDADGAVAYRLALQTREQHIRREKATSNICTSAVLPAVLASMYAVYHGPEGLRRIATEVNRAARLLAATLNSGGLRVLYDDFFDTIQVSVPKRAVQLANELHGQGYLVRVVDDDTLGFSVDETTDGEDLAAVMSALASVSTVGERSARPGPSIPSSLERTSAFLEHPVFRRYRSETALLRYIRRLGAKDYALDNGMIPLGSCTMKLSSAVSMEAASLPGFAGIHPFAPAEDVQGYLQLIDQLEVWLAELTGYDSVSLQPNAGSQGELAGLLAIRSYHLQRGEGRRDECLIPSSAHGTNAASAVLAGMRVVLVDCDELGNVDLADARQKIADHADRMAALMITYPSTHGVFEDHVTDLCDLAHAAGAQVYIDGANLNAALGYVRFGDIGGDVSHLNLHKTFAIPHGGGGQGVGPVAAKAHLARFLPGHPFAPELDHSGASGANYVHSGRAVSAAPFGGASILPISWAYLRMMGLAGVRRASGSAVLAANYIAERLSGVFPVLYTGEQGLVAHECIFDLRPLHRASGITSIDVAKRLIDYGFHAPTVNFPVVGTLMVEPTESEDLDELDRFIEAMIMIKAEADEVALGVWPADDNPIVNAPHTVASVTAPIWDHPYSRRTAAYPVASLEGDKFWSPVRRIDEAYGDRNLACSCPPLEAFETYEEAPVGDRLLSDGLLSSGLLSVGPALPSAVRALRQESVDLPL, encoded by the coding sequence ATGCACAACCAACGATTCGCCGACCGTCACATCGGCACCGACGAAGCGGCTCAGCTCGCGATGCTCGAGGTTCTCGGTCACAACAGTCTCGACGAGCTGGTGACCGCGGCCATTCCCGCATCTGTTCGCGGCAGATCCGTTCGCGCCGGGCGTGGTCTGTCGCCCTCGACTCTTGCCGAAACTCTGAGCGAAGTGCGTGTTGCGGCCGAGTTGCGTGAGCTTGCGTCTCGCAACGTCGTCAACCGGTCGATGATCGGTCTCGGCTTCTACGACACCGCGATGCCCGCCGTCATCCGCCGCACCATCTTCGAGAACCCCCACTGGTACACGGCATATACGCCGTACCAGCCCGAAATCGCGCAGGGGAGGCTTGAAGCTCTGCTGAACTTTCAGACGATGGTGGCCGAACTGACCGGGCTCGACACGGCCAATGCGTCGATGCTCGACGAGAGCACTGCCGCTGCGGAGGCGATGCTGTTGCTGCGACGCGCCAGTTCGAATTCATCGAGTGTCTTCGTGGTCGACGCCGATCTCTTTCCGCAGACCAAGTCGGTTCTCGCGGCGCGAGCGGATGCCCTGGGCATCACTCTTGTCGAAATCGATCTCGCCTCGGCGAGCACCGCCGAGCTGCCGCCCGCCTTCGGAGTGATCGTGCAGTACCCGGGCGCATCCGGGCGCATCTGGAATCCGGCCGCCCTGATCGCGACGGCCCATCTGAGGGGAGCTCGTGTCGCGGTCGCGGCCGATCTCCTGGCGATGACGCTGCTCACGCCGCCCGGTGAGCTCGGGGCCGACGTGGCCGTGGGCTCCGCCCAGCGTTTCGGCCTGCCGCTCGGCTACGGGGGCCCGCACGCCGGCTTTCTCGCCGTGCGGGCCGGTCTTGAGCGGCAACTCCCCGGGCGACTCGTCGGAGTCAGTCGAGACGCCGACGGAGCCGTGGCCTACCGGCTCGCCCTGCAGACGCGCGAGCAGCACATCCGCCGTGAGAAGGCGACCTCGAACATCTGCACCTCGGCGGTGCTGCCCGCCGTGCTGGCGTCGATGTATGCGGTTTACCACGGCCCAGAGGGGCTGCGCCGCATCGCGACGGAGGTGAATCGAGCTGCCCGCTTGCTGGCGGCGACGCTTAACAGCGGAGGGCTTCGAGTGCTGTACGACGACTTCTTCGACACGATTCAGGTCAGCGTGCCGAAGCGGGCCGTACAGCTCGCCAACGAGCTCCATGGCCAGGGTTATCTCGTGCGCGTGGTCGACGACGACACCCTCGGGTTCTCTGTCGACGAGACCACCGACGGCGAAGACCTCGCTGCGGTGATGAGTGCTCTCGCGTCGGTGTCGACCGTGGGGGAGCGCTCCGCGCGGCCGGGGCCGAGCATCCCGAGCTCGCTCGAACGAACGAGTGCTTTTCTCGAGCACCCGGTGTTTCGTCGCTACCGTTCAGAGACGGCTCTGCTGCGCTACATCCGCCGCCTCGGTGCCAAGGACTACGCGCTCGACAACGGAATGATTCCGCTCGGCTCGTGCACCATGAAGCTCAGCAGCGCGGTGTCGATGGAGGCAGCGAGCCTGCCGGGCTTTGCGGGCATCCACCCCTTCGCGCCCGCCGAAGATGTGCAGGGCTACCTGCAACTGATCGATCAGCTCGAGGTCTGGCTTGCAGAGCTCACGGGGTACGACTCGGTTTCGCTGCAACCGAATGCCGGCAGTCAGGGTGAGCTCGCCGGGCTGCTGGCCATCCGTTCATATCACCTGCAGCGTGGCGAGGGGCGGCGTGATGAGTGTCTTATTCCGTCGAGCGCGCACGGCACGAACGCGGCTTCGGCCGTTCTGGCCGGAATGCGGGTTGTGCTCGTCGACTGCGACGAACTCGGCAATGTCGACCTCGCCGACGCACGGCAGAAAATCGCCGATCACGCCGACCGGATGGCGGCGCTGATGATCACCTACCCCTCGACACACGGCGTCTTCGAAGATCACGTCACCGATCTCTGCGATCTCGCGCACGCCGCGGGCGCGCAGGTGTACATCGACGGCGCGAATCTCAACGCGGCCCTCGGGTACGTCAGATTCGGCGACATCGGCGGAGACGTTTCGCATCTGAACCTGCACAAGACCTTCGCGATTCCGCACGGCGGAGGCGGGCAGGGTGTCGGGCCGGTTGCGGCGAAGGCGCACCTGGCACGGTTCTTGCCCGGGCATCCGTTCGCTCCTGAGCTCGATCACTCCGGGGCGTCGGGTGCGAACTATGTGCACAGCGGGCGCGCGGTGTCGGCGGCACCGTTCGGCGGTGCCAGCATTCTGCCGATCAGTTGGGCGTATCTACGAATGATGGGCCTCGCCGGCGTGCGACGGGCGAGCGGATCCGCTGTACTGGCGGCGAACTACATCGCAGAGCGGCTCAGCGGTGTGTTTCCCGTTCTGTACACAGGGGAGCAGGGCTTGGTCGCGCACGAGTGCATCTTCGACCTGCGACCGCTTCATCGGGCATCCGGAATCACTTCGATCGACGTCGCGAAGCGCCTCATCGACTACGGCTTTCACGCACCCACCGTCAACTTTCCCGTGGTCGGCACGCTCATGGTCGAACCCACCGAGAGTGAAGACCTCGACGAGCTCGACAGGTTCATCGAGGCGATGATCATGATCAAAGCCGAAGCCGACGAGGTGGCCCTCGGCGTCTGGCCGGCCGACGACAATCCGATCGTGAATGCCCCGCATACCGTGGCGAGTGTGACGGCGCCGATCTGGGACCACCCGTACAGCAGGCGTACCGCCGCGTATCCGGTCGCGTCGCTCGAGGGCGACAAGTTCTGGTCACCGGTGCGCCGCATCGACGAGGCCTACGGCGACCGCAATCTGGCCTGTTCGTGCCCGCCTCTCGAGGCGTTCGAGACGTACGAGGAAGCGCCCGTCGGCGACAGACTGCTGAGCGACGGACTGCTGAGCAGTGGACTGCTGAGCGTCGGGCCGGCGTTGCCTAGCGCCGTGAGAGCTTTACGACAGGAATCAGTCGATCTCCCGCTGTGA
- a CDS encoding NADPH-dependent F420 reductase — translation MTAITIIGSGNMAAAIGTRAAKHGHTVELMGRDRAKAEALAAEIGNGTTVGTFGAQPAGEIVIVAVLYASAVEVVAQYGDALAGKILVDITNPFNADVSGVVTTAGTSISQQIAAIAPEGAHVVKAFNSILRGVLAEDKPVDAFFAGDGTEARARVAAFLQSLGMRPLDAGGLELTYALEWAGVLLVGVANNGAGFDIALGAKVL, via the coding sequence ATGACCGCCATCACCATCATCGGCTCAGGCAACATGGCCGCCGCCATCGGCACGAGAGCCGCCAAGCACGGCCACACCGTCGAGCTCATGGGCCGCGACAGAGCCAAGGCTGAGGCGCTCGCCGCCGAAATCGGCAACGGAACCACCGTCGGAACGTTCGGCGCACAGCCAGCCGGCGAGATCGTCATCGTGGCGGTGTTGTACGCCAGCGCAGTCGAGGTGGTCGCGCAGTACGGCGACGCCCTGGCCGGCAAGATCCTCGTCGACATCACCAACCCGTTCAACGCCGACGTCAGCGGAGTCGTGACGACCGCGGGCACCTCGATCTCCCAGCAGATCGCCGCCATCGCCCCCGAGGGCGCACACGTCGTGAAGGCATTCAATTCGATCCTTCGCGGCGTTCTTGCCGAAGACAAACCCGTCGACGCGTTCTTCGCCGGCGACGGTACGGAGGCGAGGGCGCGTGTTGCGGCGTTTCTGCAGAGCTTAGGCATGCGGCCCCTCGACGCAGGAGGGCTCGAGCTGACCTACGCGCTCGAATGGGCCGGCGTGCTTCTGGTGGGCGTGGCGAACAACGGAGCCGGCTTCGACATCGCTCTCGGCGCCAAGGTGCTCTGA